The Rhodopseudomonas palustris genome window below encodes:
- a CDS encoding hydrogenase expression/formation protein, translating to MRVGYWTKPDSDDIEMTLLPIGAGDAGRFGVTGAGAIAALATRGGEELTRQCPLLAGTLTQLAEALAAQRVEAPTTLLSIDHLSEAERSLLDDILGEGEVSGIVALPDRRVAQVQESVLAGLWRVRIEGDADGPARDYLEIGSIPAIVSRAAQDFPAPDIDITAPPAGAMNVQPVLAEIRERMAAHQIGQPSHVINFTLLPMSEADMDHLATTLGNGAIQLWSRGYGSCRVLATGARYVWSVQFLNAMDAPILDTIEIGDVPAAVRAADEDFQDSAERLGEIIEAYFR from the coding sequence ATGAGAGTGGGCTACTGGACCAAGCCGGACAGCGACGACATCGAAATGACGCTGCTGCCGATCGGCGCCGGCGATGCCGGGCGCTTCGGCGTCACCGGTGCCGGCGCGATTGCCGCCTTGGCGACCCGCGGCGGCGAAGAATTGACGCGGCAATGCCCGCTGCTTGCCGGAACGCTGACTCAGCTTGCCGAAGCGCTCGCCGCCCAGCGCGTCGAAGCACCGACCACGCTGCTATCGATCGACCATCTGTCCGAGGCCGAACGCAGCCTGCTGGACGACATCCTCGGCGAAGGGGAGGTCTCAGGGATTGTCGCGCTGCCTGACCGCCGGGTCGCGCAGGTGCAGGAATCGGTGCTCGCCGGGCTGTGGCGGGTGCGGATCGAGGGCGACGCCGACGGACCGGCGCGCGATTATCTGGAGATCGGCTCGATCCCGGCGATCGTCAGCCGCGCCGCGCAGGATTTCCCCGCGCCCGACATCGACATCACCGCGCCGCCGGCCGGGGCGATGAACGTGCAGCCGGTGCTGGCGGAGATCCGCGAGCGGATGGCGGCGCACCAGATCGGCCAGCCGTCGCATGTGATCAACTTCACGCTGCTGCCGATGAGCGAGGCCGACATGGATCATCTCGCCACGACGCTCGGCAATGGTGCGATCCAGCTATGGTCGCGCGGCTACGGCAGTTGCCGCGTGCTGGCGACCGGCGCGCGCTACGTCTGGTCGGTGCAGTTCCTCAATGCGATGGATGCGCCGATCCTCGACACCATCGAGATCGGCGACGTGCCGGCCGCGGTGCGCGCCGCCGATGAGGACTTCCAGGACTCCGCCGAACGCCTCGGCGAAATCATCGAGGCGTATTTCCGATGA
- a CDS encoding nickel-dependent hydrogenase large subunit, with amino-acid sequence MTNVTTPNGFKLDNAGRRVVVDPVTRIEGHLRVEVNVDSNNVIRNAVSTGTMWRGIEVILKGRDPRDAWAFTQRICGVCTGTHALTSVRAVENALKINVPENANTIRNIMQLALYVHDHLVHFYHLHALDWVDVVSALKADPKATSALAQSISPWPMSSPGYFKDLQIRLTKFVESGQLGPFKNGYWGHPAYKLPPEANLMAVAHYLEALDFQKEIVKIHTIYGGKNPHPNWLVGGVPCSINVDGTGAVGAINIERLNLVSSIIDQTVAFVEQVYVPDLVAIAGFYKDWLYGGGLSSKSVMSYGDLPEYANDYSDKSLMLPRGVIINGNLNEVLPVDLSAPDQIQEFVTHSWYKYADEGKGLHPYDGVTEPNFVLGPNAKGTRTNIEALDESAKYSFLKAPRWKGHAVEVGPLARYIIGYAQGKPEFKEPTEKLLKTLDVPVTALFSTLGRTAARGLECQWAARKLRAAQDKLMASIKAGDLSTANTDKWHPSSWPKDVKGVGFTEAPRGALAHWVKIKDTRIDNYQCVVPTTWNGSPRDPQGNIGAFEAALLDTPMADPNQPLEIIRTLHSFDPCLACSTHVMSEDGQEMAQVKVS; translated from the coding sequence ATGACCAACGTCACGACTCCCAACGGCTTCAAGCTCGACAATGCCGGCCGCCGCGTCGTCGTCGATCCGGTGACCCGGATCGAGGGGCACCTGCGCGTCGAGGTCAATGTCGACAGCAACAACGTCATCCGCAACGCGGTGTCGACCGGCACGATGTGGCGCGGCATCGAGGTGATCCTCAAGGGCCGCGACCCGCGCGACGCCTGGGCGTTCACCCAGCGGATCTGCGGCGTCTGCACCGGCACGCACGCGCTCACGTCGGTGCGCGCGGTCGAGAACGCGCTGAAGATCAACGTGCCGGAGAATGCCAACACCATCCGCAACATCATGCAGCTCGCGCTGTATGTGCACGACCATCTGGTCCACTTCTATCATCTGCACGCGCTCGACTGGGTCGATGTGGTGTCGGCCCTGAAGGCCGATCCGAAAGCCACCTCGGCGCTGGCGCAGTCGATCTCGCCGTGGCCGATGTCGTCGCCGGGCTATTTCAAGGATCTGCAGATCCGCCTGACCAAGTTCGTCGAGAGCGGCCAGCTCGGCCCGTTCAAGAACGGCTATTGGGGCCATCCCGCCTACAAGCTACCGCCTGAAGCCAATCTGATGGCGGTGGCGCACTATCTCGAAGCGCTCGATTTCCAGAAGGAGATCGTCAAGATCCACACCATCTACGGCGGCAAGAACCCGCATCCGAACTGGCTGGTCGGCGGCGTGCCGTGCTCGATCAACGTCGATGGTACCGGCGCGGTCGGTGCGATCAACATCGAGCGGCTCAATCTGGTGTCGTCGATCATCGACCAGACCGTCGCCTTCGTCGAGCAGGTCTATGTGCCCGATCTGGTGGCGATTGCCGGATTCTATAAGGACTGGCTGTATGGCGGCGGGCTGTCGTCGAAGTCGGTGATGTCCTACGGCGATCTGCCGGAATACGCCAACGACTATTCCGACAAGAGCCTGATGCTGCCGCGCGGCGTGATCATCAACGGCAATCTCAACGAGGTGCTGCCGGTCGATCTGAGCGCGCCGGACCAGATCCAGGAATTCGTCACCCACTCGTGGTACAAGTACGCCGACGAGGGCAAGGGCCTGCATCCGTATGACGGCGTCACTGAGCCGAACTTCGTGCTCGGCCCCAACGCCAAGGGCACCCGCACCAACATCGAGGCGCTGGACGAGTCGGCCAAATACTCGTTCCTGAAGGCGCCGCGCTGGAAGGGCCACGCGGTCGAGGTCGGTCCGCTGGCGCGCTACATCATCGGCTATGCCCAGGGCAAGCCGGAGTTCAAGGAGCCGACCGAAAAGCTCCTGAAGACGCTCGACGTGCCGGTCACCGCGCTGTTTTCGACGCTCGGCCGCACCGCGGCGCGTGGCCTCGAATGCCAGTGGGCGGCGCGCAAGCTGCGTGCGGCCCAGGACAAGCTGATGGCCAGCATCAAGGCCGGCGACTTGTCCACCGCCAACACCGACAAATGGCACCCGTCGAGCTGGCCGAAAGACGTCAAGGGCGTCGGCTTCACCGAGGCGCCACGCGGCGCGCTGGCGCACTGGGTCAAGATCAAGGACACCCGCATCGACAACTATCAGTGCGTGGTGCCGACCACCTGGAACGGCAGCCCGCGCGATCCGCAAGGCAATATCGGTGCGTTCGAGGCGGCGCTGCTCGACACTCCGATGGCCGATCCGAACCAACCGCTGGAGATCATCCGCACGCTGCATTCGTTCGATCCGTGCCTGGCCTGCTCGACCCACGTGATGAGCGAGGACGGTCAGGAAATGGCACAGGTCAAGGTCAGCTGA
- a CDS encoding nickel-dependent hydrogenase large subunit gives MTAAPGEDRIEVGIVRRGDRVVRLDITARRPIGIGRLAQGKSGETIVALVPRLFALCASAQGVAAAQALAAARGISLGPAIVAAQASAVLAERMIELLRGTVLLLGGGGSPALTHQLRDLMIAARPSNPAAPLDDDAIACIAQRLEALGLTPDSFADVAACRRWLGSDALLAELHRPLVAEAEFGAAAVDPLTAADDVILGERLIALGPSFAVRPDLAGRVPETGAFARNAHHPVVAAFGSGLFGRLLARLIEIAATPEQLRAVRHGDADAAAVVQSMRLDDGIGLAAVECARGRLYHLMALDAEGAIRQFEILAPTEWNFHPGGPLARALVGTKLQASEADRRRVERLVAAFDPCVGFDVRFREVADA, from the coding sequence ATGACCGCGGCGCCGGGCGAGGATCGCATCGAGGTCGGAATCGTCCGCCGCGGCGATCGCGTCGTTCGGCTCGACATCACGGCGCGGCGGCCGATCGGCATCGGTCGGCTGGCGCAAGGCAAATCCGGCGAGACGATCGTCGCGCTGGTGCCGCGGCTGTTCGCGCTGTGCGCATCGGCGCAGGGCGTAGCGGCGGCCCAAGCGCTCGCGGCGGCACGCGGCATTTCGCTCGGGCCAGCGATCGTTGCGGCGCAGGCCAGCGCGGTGCTGGCGGAGCGCATGATCGAGCTGCTGCGCGGCACCGTGCTGCTGCTCGGCGGCGGCGGATCGCCCGCCCTCACTCATCAGCTACGCGATCTGATGATTGCCGCGCGGCCGAGCAATCCGGCCGCTCCGCTCGACGACGACGCGATCGCGTGCATCGCGCAGCGACTTGAAGCACTCGGGCTGACGCCGGATTCGTTTGCGGATGTCGCCGCCTGCCGGCGCTGGCTCGGCTCGGATGCGCTGTTGGCTGAGCTCCACCGCCCGCTGGTGGCCGAAGCTGAATTCGGTGCGGCGGCGGTCGATCCGCTCACCGCGGCGGACGATGTCATACTCGGCGAGCGACTAATCGCGTTGGGGCCGTCCTTCGCGGTGCGCCCCGATCTGGCGGGCCGCGTCCCGGAGACCGGCGCCTTCGCCCGCAATGCGCATCACCCGGTGGTCGCCGCGTTCGGCTCGGGCCTGTTCGGCCGGCTGCTCGCGCGGCTGATCGAGATCGCCGCAACGCCCGAGCAGCTACGCGCCGTACGGCACGGAGATGCGGACGCCGCTGCAGTGGTGCAGAGCATGAGACTGGACGATGGCATCGGCCTCGCCGCCGTCGAATGCGCCCGCGGCCGGCTGTATCACCTAATGGCGCTCGACGCCGAAGGAGCGATCCGGCAGTTCGAGATCCTGGCTCCGACCGAGTGGAATTTCCATCCCGGGGGGCCGCTCGCCCGCGCGCTGGTCGGGACGAAGCTGCAAGCCAGCGAAGCCGATCGCCGCCGGGTCGAGCGGCTGGTCGCGGCGTTCGATCCCTGCGTCGGCTTCGATGTTCGTTTCCGCGAGGTCGCCGATGCATGA
- a CDS encoding hydrogenase small subunit, producing MGAVTETFYEVIRRQGITRRSFVKFCSLTATSLGLGPIGATQIAHALETKPRVPVIWMHGLECTCCSESFIRSAHPLVKDAVLSMISLDYDDTIMAAAGHQADAILEETRKKYKGQYVLAVEGNPPLNEDGMFCIDGGRPFVEKLKEMAEDSMAVIAWGSCASWGCVQAAKPNPTNATPIDKVIRNKPVIKVPGCPPIAEVMTGVVSYIITFGRLPELDRQGRPKMFYSQRIHDKCYRRPHFDAGQFVEEWDDDGARKGYCLYKMGCKGPTTYNACSTVRWNGGVSFPIQSGHGCIGCSEDAFWDKGSFYDRLTTINQFGIEANADKIGATVAGIVGTAIAAHAAVTTVRNLSRRKEVPNGNGTSNGKSA from the coding sequence ATGGGTGCAGTGACGGAAACCTTTTACGAGGTGATCAGGCGGCAGGGGATCACGCGGCGCAGCTTCGTGAAGTTCTGCAGTCTCACGGCCACCAGTCTCGGCCTCGGGCCGATCGGCGCCACCCAGATCGCGCACGCGCTGGAGACCAAGCCGCGCGTCCCGGTGATCTGGATGCACGGGCTGGAATGCACCTGCTGCTCGGAAAGCTTCATCCGCTCGGCGCATCCTCTGGTGAAGGATGCGGTGCTGTCGATGATCTCGCTCGATTACGACGACACCATCATGGCGGCGGCCGGCCATCAGGCCGATGCGATCCTTGAAGAGACCCGCAAGAAGTACAAAGGCCAGTACGTGCTGGCGGTGGAAGGCAATCCGCCGCTGAACGAAGACGGCATGTTCTGCATCGACGGCGGCCGCCCGTTCGTCGAGAAGCTGAAGGAAATGGCCGAGGACTCGATGGCGGTGATCGCCTGGGGCAGCTGCGCCTCGTGGGGCTGCGTGCAGGCCGCCAAGCCGAACCCGACTAATGCGACCCCGATCGACAAGGTGATCCGCAACAAGCCGGTGATCAAAGTGCCGGGCTGCCCGCCGATCGCCGAGGTGATGACTGGCGTCGTCTCCTACATCATCACTTTCGGACGGCTGCCCGAACTCGACCGCCAGGGCCGGCCGAAGATGTTCTACTCCCAGCGCATCCACGACAAATGCTATCGCCGGCCGCATTTCGACGCCGGTCAGTTCGTCGAGGAATGGGACGACGACGGCGCGCGCAAGGGCTATTGCCTTTACAAGATGGGCTGCAAGGGCCCGACCACCTACAACGCCTGTTCGACGGTGCGCTGGAACGGCGGCGTGTCGTTCCCGATCCAGTCGGGCCATGGCTGCATCGGCTGCTCGGAAGACGCGTTCTGGGACAAGGGCTCGTTCTACGACCGGCTCACCACCATCAATCAGTTCGGTATCGAGGCCAACGCCGACAAGATCGGCGCCACGGTCGCCGGCATCGTCGGCACGGCGATCGCCGCGCACGCCGCGGTGACCACCGTGCGCAATCTGTCGCGCCGCAAGGAAGTCCCGAACGGCAACGGCACCTCCAACGGCAAGTCGGCTTAA
- a CDS encoding HupU protein, producing the protein MDSFDILWLQGASCGGCTMAALEGGHSGWFAELKRFGINLLWHPSVSEATADEAVAIFERIASGEQRLGALVLEGAVLRGPNGSGRFNMLGGTGRSMLHWVTALAPRADYVVAAGSCAAFGGVPMAGSNPTDASGLQYAAAEAGGVLGASFRSRAGLPVINIAGCAPHPGWISETLAALALGAVDTAALDAFGRPRFFADHLAHHGCARNEYYEFKASAEELSQQGCLMEHLGCKATQAVGDCNQRGWNGSGSCTSGGYACIACTSPGFETSQGFMETAKLAGIPVGLPLDMPKAWFVALAALSKSATPKRVRANAAADHIVVPPRSDPGRRP; encoded by the coding sequence ATGGACTCCTTCGACATCCTTTGGCTGCAAGGAGCCAGTTGCGGCGGCTGCACCATGGCGGCGCTGGAGGGCGGGCATTCTGGCTGGTTTGCCGAGCTGAAGCGGTTCGGGATCAATCTGCTGTGGCATCCGTCGGTCAGCGAGGCGACCGCCGACGAGGCGGTGGCGATCTTCGAGCGCATTGCGTCCGGTGAGCAGCGGCTCGGCGCGCTGGTGCTGGAAGGCGCGGTGCTGCGTGGGCCGAATGGCAGTGGCCGGTTCAACATGCTCGGCGGCACCGGCCGTTCGATGCTGCATTGGGTGACGGCGCTGGCGCCGCGCGCCGATTATGTGGTTGCGGCTGGGAGCTGCGCGGCGTTCGGCGGCGTGCCGATGGCCGGCAGCAATCCGACCGATGCCAGCGGCCTGCAATATGCGGCGGCTGAGGCCGGCGGCGTGCTCGGCGCCAGCTTCCGCTCCCGCGCCGGGCTGCCGGTCATCAACATCGCCGGCTGCGCGCCGCATCCGGGCTGGATTTCCGAAACGCTGGCGGCGCTGGCGCTCGGCGCTGTCGACACCGCCGCGCTCGATGCGTTCGGCCGGCCGCGGTTCTTTGCCGATCATCTGGCGCATCACGGCTGCGCCCGTAACGAGTACTACGAGTTCAAGGCCAGCGCCGAGGAGCTGTCGCAACAGGGCTGCCTGATGGAGCATCTCGGCTGCAAGGCAACCCAGGCAGTCGGCGACTGTAATCAGCGCGGCTGGAACGGCAGCGGCTCCTGCACCAGCGGCGGCTATGCCTGCATTGCTTGCACCTCGCCGGGCTTCGAGACCTCGCAGGGCTTCATGGAAACCGCCAAGCTCGCCGGCATCCCAGTCGGCCTGCCGCTCGATATGCCGAAAGCGTGGTTCGTCGCGCTGGCGGCGCTATCGAAATCGGCGACGCCGAAGCGGGTCCGCGCCAACGCGGCAGCGGATCACATCGTGGTGCCGCCGCGCAGCGATCCCGGCCGGCGGCCATGA
- the hypA gene encoding hydrogenase maturation nickel metallochaperone HypA, protein MHEMALCESMIEIIEREAREQQFSRVRAVWLEIGALGHVDPEAMRFCFSAVAHGGIAADARLEILEMPGAAWCMDCAKTVTIAQRDAPCPDCGGHHLQITAGEELRIRELEVD, encoded by the coding sequence ATGCATGAGATGGCGCTGTGCGAGAGCATGATTGAAATCATCGAGCGCGAGGCGCGCGAGCAGCAGTTTTCGCGGGTGCGCGCGGTGTGGCTGGAGATCGGCGCGCTGGGTCATGTCGACCCGGAGGCGATGCGGTTCTGTTTCTCAGCGGTGGCGCATGGCGGCATCGCGGCCGATGCGCGGCTTGAAATACTCGAAATGCCCGGCGCCGCCTGGTGCATGGACTGCGCCAAGACGGTGACGATCGCGCAGCGTGACGCGCCGTGCCCGGATTGCGGCGGCCATCACTTGCAGATCACCGCCGGCGAAGAATTGCGGATCAGGGAATTGGAGGTCGACTGA
- a CDS encoding nickel-dependent hydrogenase large subunit, whose protein sequence is MTRRITVGPFNRVEGDLEVRLDLADGVVRSAEVTAPLYRGFEQILRGRSAMDALTLVPRICGICSVSQSMAAVAALRAAGGVRPARNGVLAANLAHAAENAADHLTHFYLFFMPDFARDAYAARRWHPEIAARFKAVQGRAAQAMLPARARLLQIMGLLAGKWPHSLAFQPGGTTCAIDLGERVQLLSIIGDFRDFLERTVFGDNLDNVLAIDSVAGLEAWRDGRGSDFAGFLGIADDLALHQLGRIALPLMSFGAYQGEDAALFAAGVLDPSSAERTSFDPAAITEDVAHAWMRETSLLPMEADTDPDADKPAGYSWCKAPRLAGGPAEVGALARQAVDGDPLIRDCLARFGPCVTTRVVARLRETARLALAMHQWARQLDLAEPFLERGERGCDGTGIGLVEAARGSLGHWIELRGDSIRRYQIIAPTSWNFSPRDRDGVPGPLEQALVGTPVGDAGARAVTIQHVVRSFDPCMVCTAH, encoded by the coding sequence ATGACGCGGCGGATCACGGTCGGCCCGTTCAACCGCGTCGAGGGCGATCTGGAGGTGCGGCTCGATCTTGCCGACGGCGTCGTTCGCTCGGCCGAAGTCACCGCGCCGTTGTATCGCGGCTTCGAACAGATCCTGCGCGGGCGATCGGCGATGGATGCGCTGACTTTGGTGCCGCGGATCTGCGGCATCTGCTCGGTGTCGCAGTCGATGGCCGCGGTGGCGGCGCTGCGGGCCGCCGGCGGGGTGCGGCCGGCGCGCAACGGCGTGCTCGCCGCCAATCTGGCGCACGCCGCCGAGAATGCGGCCGATCACCTGACCCACTTCTATCTGTTCTTCATGCCGGACTTCGCCCGCGACGCTTATGCGGCGCGGCGGTGGCATCCAGAGATCGCGGCCCGGTTCAAGGCGGTGCAAGGGCGTGCGGCGCAGGCGATGCTGCCGGCGCGGGCGCGGCTGTTGCAGATCATGGGCCTGCTCGCCGGCAAATGGCCGCACAGTCTGGCGTTTCAGCCGGGCGGTACCACCTGCGCGATTGATCTCGGCGAGCGAGTGCAGTTGCTGTCGATCATCGGCGACTTCCGCGACTTTCTCGAACGCACCGTGTTCGGCGACAATCTCGACAACGTGCTGGCGATCGACAGCGTGGCGGGCCTCGAGGCATGGCGGGACGGTCGCGGCAGTGATTTCGCCGGCTTTCTCGGCATTGCCGATGATCTTGCGCTTCACCAGCTCGGCCGGATCGCGCTGCCGCTGATGAGCTTCGGCGCCTATCAGGGCGAGGATGCAGCGCTGTTTGCAGCCGGCGTGCTCGATCCTTCCAGTGCGGAGCGGACGTCGTTCGATCCCGCCGCGATCACCGAGGATGTTGCTCACGCCTGGATGCGCGAGACTTCCTTGTTGCCGATGGAAGCCGACACCGATCCTGATGCCGACAAACCGGCCGGTTATAGCTGGTGCAAGGCACCCCGGCTCGCCGGTGGCCCGGCCGAAGTCGGGGCCCTGGCGCGGCAGGCGGTCGACGGCGATCCGCTGATCCGCGATTGTCTCGCCCGTTTCGGTCCCTGCGTCACCACCCGCGTTGTCGCGCGATTGCGCGAGACGGCCCGGCTGGCGCTGGCAATGCACCAGTGGGCACGACAGCTCGATCTTGCCGAACCGTTTCTGGAGCGGGGGGAGCGTGGCTGCGATGGGACCGGCATCGGCCTCGTCGAAGCTGCCCGCGGTAGCCTCGGCCATTGGATCGAACTGCGCGGCGACAGTATCCGCCGCTATCAGATCATCGCGCCGACCAGCTGGAATTTCTCGCCGCGTGATCGCGACGGCGTTCCCGGCCCGCTCGAACAAGCGCTGGTCGGCACGCCGGTCGGCGACGCCGGCGCGCGCGCGGTCACGATCCAGCACGTCGTGCGTTCGTTCGATCCCTGCATGGTGTGCACTGCACACTAA
- the hybE gene encoding [NiFe]-hydrogenase assembly chaperone HybE: MTAEVAAPRDAEARAAGEAVAAIYRAAVPAMRDLPVFNPALDVAAIGFRALDDHAFGVIVTPWFMNLVRLPLDSATAAERRQGEVVTRVLPVGALEFTVGRLDGVGGIESCSLFSPMFDFADQAAAETAAAAALAAVLEPEQAADETSPSRAPGKMATTLDRRGLLRGAWMERRP, translated from the coding sequence ATGACCGCTGAGGTCGCAGCGCCCCGCGATGCCGAAGCGCGCGCCGCCGGCGAGGCGGTGGCGGCGATCTACCGCGCGGCGGTGCCGGCGATGCGCGATCTGCCGGTGTTCAATCCCGCGCTCGATGTCGCAGCGATCGGCTTCCGCGCGCTGGACGATCATGCGTTCGGCGTGATCGTCACGCCCTGGTTCATGAATCTGGTCCGGCTGCCGCTCGATTCCGCCACGGCCGCCGAACGCCGCCAGGGCGAGGTGGTGACGCGCGTGCTGCCGGTCGGCGCGCTCGAGTTCACCGTGGGGCGACTCGACGGCGTCGGCGGAATCGAAAGCTGCTCGCTGTTCTCGCCGATGTTCGATTTCGCCGATCAAGCGGCGGCGGAAACGGCTGCCGCTGCCGCGCTCGCCGCGGTGCTCGAACCCGAGCAGGCTGCTGATGAGACGTCGCCGTCTCGAGCTCCGGGCAAGATGGCGACCACGCTCGACCGCCGCGGCTTGCTGCGCGGCGCATGGATGGAGCGGCGGCCATGA
- a CDS encoding HypC/HybG/HupF family hydrogenase formation chaperone, with product MCVGLPMTVISTEEGTALCVRRGEHRSVSTMLIGEVAPGDQLLVFIDSAIRRLDAEEARLIDDALDGVAAALEGKPFEHLFADLIDREPELPEHLRRDPQ from the coding sequence ATGTGCGTCGGTCTGCCGATGACGGTGATTTCGACCGAGGAGGGCACCGCGCTGTGCGTGCGCCGCGGCGAGCATCGCAGTGTCTCGACCATGCTGATCGGCGAGGTCGCCCCGGGTGATCAGCTTCTGGTGTTCATCGACAGCGCCATTCGCCGGCTCGATGCCGAAGAGGCGCGGCTGATCGACGATGCGCTGGACGGCGTCGCCGCCGCGCTGGAGGGCAAGCCGTTCGAGCATCTGTTCGCCGATCTGATCGATCGCGAGCCTGAGCTGCCCGAGCATCTGCGCCGCGACCCGCAGTAG
- a CDS encoding HupE/UreJ family protein has protein sequence MTHLLRAGAALIALLGLSGLAEAHTGVHLMAADGFAAGFVHPFSGLDHLLAMVAVGLWAWSLGGAARWIVPASFVALLAIGATLGASGVSLPAVEPMIALSVIVLGVLVALSVRVPTIAAAAAVALFGLFHGFAHGAEMPALAQPLGYGAGFVAATALLHGIGLALGATLPRFAPAPSIRLAGGAIAAAGVALALPL, from the coding sequence ATGACCCATCTGCTCCGCGCCGGCGCCGCCCTGATTGCGCTGCTCGGCCTGTCCGGCCTCGCCGAGGCCCACACCGGTGTTCACCTGATGGCGGCGGACGGTTTCGCCGCCGGCTTCGTGCATCCGTTCAGCGGCCTCGATCACCTGCTGGCGATGGTGGCGGTCGGCCTGTGGGCGTGGTCGCTCGGCGGCGCGGCGCGCTGGATCGTGCCGGCGAGCTTCGTGGCGCTGCTGGCGATTGGCGCGACGCTCGGCGCGTCCGGCGTCTCGCTGCCGGCGGTCGAGCCGATGATCGCGCTGTCGGTGATCGTGCTCGGCGTGCTGGTAGCGCTGTCGGTGCGGGTGCCGACGATCGCTGCCGCGGCGGCAGTGGCGCTGTTCGGCCTGTTTCATGGTTTCGCCCACGGCGCCGAAATGCCGGCGCTGGCGCAGCCGCTCGGTTATGGCGCCGGCTTCGTCGCCGCCACCGCGCTTCTGCACGGCATCGGTCTCGCGCTCGGCGCGACGCTGCCGCGGTTTGCGCCGGCGCCGTCGATCCGCCTTGCCGGTGGTGCGATCGCGGCGGCCGGTGTCGCGCTCGCTCTGCCGCTGTAA
- a CDS encoding hydrogenase accessory protein: MSGSLARAAARPNAPTLVDEANVDDFIARSGKIVVLFFRGDAARFPEAADLAVVLPELINAFPGRLVAAEVGAEAERGLMAKFGVAVCPSLAVVQPERTLGVIAKIQDWSSYLAQIGAMLAEVDQRGDAELQS; the protein is encoded by the coding sequence ATGAGCGGTTCGCTCGCGCGCGCGGCTGCGCGGCCAAATGCACCGACATTGGTGGACGAAGCCAACGTCGACGACTTCATTGCCCGCTCCGGCAAGATCGTCGTGCTGTTTTTCCGCGGCGATGCCGCACGCTTTCCGGAAGCCGCGGATCTCGCGGTGGTGCTGCCCGAACTGATCAATGCGTTTCCGGGCCGGCTGGTCGCGGCCGAAGTCGGCGCCGAGGCCGAGCGCGGCCTGATGGCTAAGTTCGGCGTCGCGGTGTGTCCGAGCCTGGCGGTGGTGCAGCCGGAGCGTACGCTCGGCGTGATCGCCAAGATCCAGGATTGGTCCAGCTATCTGGCGCAGATCGGCGCGATGCTGGCCGAGGTCGATCAGCGCGGTGATGCGGAGTTGCAGTCATGA
- the cybH gene encoding Ni/Fe-hydrogenase, b-type cytochrome subunit, producing the protein MTTEIARVQGAIDSAGERARSLQTVYVYQAPVRLWHWVNALLIVALCVTGYLIGSPPPSVPGEASASFQMGYIRFIHFASGQTLIVFFILRAYWAIVGNKYSKQLFYMPITSRTWWWGMIYEFKWYAFLVKDPKKYIGHNPLAHVAMFTFMLFMIFMMCSGMALYAEGQGIDSWQYKMFGFMFSIFPNSQDLHTVHHLGMWAIVVFVIVHIYAAVREDILSRQSMISSIVSGERLFRDDLPD; encoded by the coding sequence ATGACCACGGAAATCGCACGGGTCCAGGGCGCCATCGACTCGGCCGGGGAGCGCGCCCGGTCGTTGCAGACGGTCTATGTCTATCAGGCGCCGGTGCGGCTGTGGCACTGGGTCAACGCGCTGTTGATCGTGGCGCTTTGCGTCACCGGCTATCTGATCGGATCGCCGCCGCCTTCGGTGCCCGGTGAGGCAAGCGCCAGCTTCCAGATGGGCTACATCCGCTTCATCCACTTCGCGTCGGGCCAGACGCTGATCGTGTTCTTCATCCTGCGGGCCTACTGGGCGATCGTCGGCAATAAATACTCCAAGCAGCTGTTCTACATGCCGATCACCAGCCGGACCTGGTGGTGGGGCATGATTTACGAGTTCAAATGGTACGCCTTCCTGGTGAAGGATCCGAAGAAGTACATCGGCCACAATCCGCTGGCGCACGTGGCGATGTTCACCTTCATGCTGTTCATGATCTTCATGATGTGCAGCGGCATGGCGCTGTATGCCGAAGGCCAGGGCATCGATAGCTGGCAGTACAAGATGTTCGGCTTCATGTTCTCGATCTTCCCGAACAGCCAGGATCTGCACACCGTGCATCATCTCGGAATGTGGGCGATCGTGGTGTTCGTGATCGTGCACATCTACGCCGCCGTGCGCGAGGACATCCTCAGCCGGCAGAGCATGATCTCGTCGATCGTCTCCGGCGAACGCCTGTTCCGCGACGATCTGCCGGATTGA
- a CDS encoding rubredoxin codes for MTEFATSHDSETDPRTRMECGVCWTVYDPAEGDPLGRAAPGTPFAALPDDWCCPTCDAPPAKFLRLDDDR; via the coding sequence ATGACCGAATTCGCCACCTCGCACGACAGCGAAACAGATCCGCGCACCCGGATGGAATGCGGCGTGTGCTGGACGGTGTACGACCCGGCCGAAGGCGATCCGCTCGGCCGCGCCGCGCCGGGCACGCCGTTCGCGGCGTTGCCGGACGACTGGTGCTGCCCGACCTGCGATGCACCACCGGCCAAATTCCTGAGGCTGGACGATGACCGCTGA